From Acropora muricata isolate sample 2 chromosome 14, ASM3666990v1, whole genome shotgun sequence, one genomic window encodes:
- the LOC136898631 gene encoding uncharacterized protein — MARLTVLALVCFSILCLSSAGRKKGCKKPKRIRPVFLKESNCECGAKITGRMKQQDGEIFFCDGSEWKALAFETKLLGSKENPGSSCGDIKSNEPKQNTNGVYWINSTKGGETVPVYCDMEAGGWTMVFKILNNAQDDAYTVYTSGDTYAETEIAALDVTNFYSGVYKNEIVINWSDFGPTKARVALFKGGSVVKEMMFDATGSDKLSWFSRDKLTGTLPWADIKGSFNYFSIKGDTGNSRRFFINKAYGGCPGDEGWMAIGGPNCDWERNFGNNAILYSKLSTTTKWQTPPAYANIGEADVLAVFVR; from the exons ATGGCTCGTTTGACAGTTCTAGCGCTCGTGTGCTTCAGCATCTTGTGTCTTTCAAGCGCTGGTAGAAAGAAAGGATGCAAAAAGCCAAAGAGGATACGCCCTGTATTCTTAAAAGAAAGCAACTGTGAATGTGGGGCTAAAATTACCGGCAGGATGAAGCAGCAAGATGGAGAAATATTTTTCTGCGATGGAAGTGAATGGAAGGCTTTGGCTTTTGAGACGAAGCTTCTTGGTTCAAAAGAGAACCCAGGTTCTTCATGTGGAGACATCAAATCAAACGAACCAAAACAGAACACTAATGGCGTATACTGGATCAATTCAACAA AAGGTGGAGAAACAGTTCCAGTGTACTGTGACATGGAGGCAGGAG GATGGACCATGGTTTTTAAAATCCTGAATAATGCACAAGATGATGCTTATACTGTGTACACTTCCGGCGACACTTACGCTGAGACTGAAATCGCCGCCCTTGACGTAACCAACTTTTACTCAGGTGTTTACAAGAATGAGATCGTTATCAATTGGAGTGATTTCGGCCCCACTAAG GCCAGGGTAGCTCTATTCAAAGGAGGATCAGTTGTCAAGGAAATGATGTTCGACGCCACGGGATCTGACAAGCTCTCATGGTTTTCACGAGACAAACTGACGGGTACCTTACCCTGGGCCGATATCAAAGGATCGTTCAATTACTTCTCTATCAAAGGAGATACTGGAAATAGTCGCCGATTCTTCATTAACAAAGCTTATGGTGGTTGCCCTGGAGACGAAGGCTGGATGGCGATTGGCGGACCTAACTGCGACTGGGAAAGGAACTTCGGAAATAACGCGATACTCTACAGTAAACTGAGTACCACCACAAAGTGGCAGACGCCCCCAGCTTACG CCAACATTGGAGAGGCAGATGTTTTGGCGGTGTTTGTGCGCTAA